One Nostoc sp. UHCC 0302 DNA window includes the following coding sequences:
- the accD gene encoding acetyl-CoA carboxylase, carboxyltransferase subunit beta has product MANNEESRGLKSLFDWFANRRKTGSTSLERQEREIADGLWHKCSKCGVLAYAKDLRANQMVCVECGHHNRVDSDERIRQLIDLNTWRPLDEHLRPTDPLQFRDRKPYIDRLRETQEKTGLIEAVTTGLGEINGLPIALGVMDFRFIGASMGSVVGEKLTRMIEQATQRRYPVVIVCTSGGARMQEGMLSLMQMAKISAALQRHQDARLLYIPILTNPTTGGVTASFAMLGDIIIAEPKATIGFAGRRVIEQTIREKLPEDFQTAEDLLKHGFVDEIVPRTQLKNTLAQLISLHQPAPTPPHMVLWETMSLSSTAVE; this is encoded by the coding sequence ATGGCTAACAACGAAGAATCACGCGGTTTAAAGTCTCTGTTTGATTGGTTTGCAAATCGCCGGAAAACAGGCTCTACCAGCCTGGAACGTCAAGAACGTGAAATTGCTGATGGGCTATGGCATAAATGCTCTAAGTGTGGTGTATTGGCATATGCAAAAGACCTGAGAGCCAATCAGATGGTTTGTGTTGAATGTGGTCATCATAATCGGGTGGATAGCGATGAACGCATCCGCCAATTAATTGATCTCAATACCTGGAGACCGCTGGACGAGCATTTGCGTCCAACCGATCCGCTGCAATTTCGCGATCGCAAACCATACATTGACCGTCTGCGAGAAACGCAGGAAAAAACAGGCTTAATAGAAGCTGTTACAACTGGTTTGGGAGAAATTAATGGCTTACCCATTGCTCTGGGAGTTATGGACTTCCGGTTTATCGGTGCGAGTATGGGTTCGGTCGTAGGAGAAAAACTCACCCGCATGATTGAGCAAGCTACTCAACGGCGGTATCCTGTAGTCATTGTCTGCACCTCTGGTGGAGCAAGAATGCAAGAAGGAATGCTCTCGCTAATGCAGATGGCGAAAATATCGGCAGCCCTACAACGCCATCAAGATGCGCGACTATTATATATTCCTATTCTGACAAATCCTACAACAGGCGGCGTTACTGCTAGTTTTGCCATGTTGGGCGACATCATCATAGCAGAACCAAAAGCAACTATTGGCTTTGCTGGTCGGCGAGTGATTGAGCAAACCATACGCGAAAAACTGCCCGAAGATTTTCAGACAGCAGAAGATTTGCTAAAACACGGTTTTGTTGATGAAATCGTACCCCGTACCCAGTTAAAGAACACCTTGGCGCAGCTGATTTCTTTACATCAGCCTGCACCAACTCCTCCCCATATGGTGTTATGGGAGACAATGAGCTTAAGTTCCACCGCCGTAGAGTAA
- a CDS encoding GNAT family N-acetyltransferase, with protein MKVHQFQDISEFYARVKDYLLIQEAQHNLLLGMSNALIQNPQYFDKTPYLATVEIDDDIVAVAIRTPPRGLVLSQVRDLKAVDALAQDLHLSSKLLPGVTGPTDEAQAFALAWYSLTGQSYQLQIALRIFQLQKVQQIAKAAGYLRQATEGDKELLKNWNEAFALEALGKIEIDPERWAERVLEQGYAYLWQDEVPVSIACRGSLTPNGVRVNMVYTPLEYRRRGYASACVAALSQTLLDQGNQFCFLFTDLANPTSNHIYQEIGYQSVGDWHQYAFV; from the coding sequence ATGAAAGTCCATCAATTTCAAGATATAAGTGAGTTTTACGCACGGGTGAAAGACTACTTGCTCATTCAAGAAGCACAGCATAACCTGCTTCTGGGGATGAGTAACGCCTTGATTCAAAATCCACAATACTTTGACAAAACGCCTTACTTAGCAACTGTTGAAATAGACGATGATATTGTAGCCGTAGCAATCAGGACTCCACCCAGAGGTTTAGTGCTGTCGCAAGTTAGAGATTTAAAGGCTGTAGACGCACTTGCTCAAGACTTACATCTTTCTTCAAAATTGTTGCCAGGAGTTACTGGCCCTACAGATGAGGCACAAGCCTTTGCTCTAGCGTGGTATTCTCTTACTGGTCAATCTTACCAACTGCAAATAGCGCTGCGTATCTTTCAACTACAAAAAGTACAGCAAATAGCCAAAGCAGCAGGCTATTTACGACAGGCTACAGAAGGAGATAAAGAACTTCTCAAAAATTGGAATGAAGCTTTTGCACTCGAAGCCTTGGGCAAAATTGAGATAGATCCGGAACGCTGGGCTGAAAGGGTCTTAGAGCAAGGTTATGCTTACCTTTGGCAGGATGAAGTTCCTGTTTCAATAGCTTGTCGTGGCAGCCTCACACCCAACGGTGTGCGGGTGAATATGGTGTATACGCCACTAGAGTACCGCCGCAGAGGTTACGCTAGTGCTTGCGTTGCAGCTTTAAGTCAGACATTACTAGACCAAGGAAACCAATTCTGCTTTTTATTCACCGACTTGGCAAACCCTACATCTAATCATATTTATCAGGAGATTGGCTACCAGTCAGTGGGTGATTGGCATCAATACGCTTTCGTTTAA
- a CDS encoding ATP-binding protein, whose translation MKIQQLITEALSLPNSAISYHVSQELAAIYPKKVLLESNDDSFNLERYGEANLCKIEYDAHIHNQMITGWNGMDNEIYKYTENASFQVLWQEYKLDVLLMSWQEGYCKTRYSWILADSTEIAEEFFAAVCNWNSEIRDEVLVFEDGYWNKNPDLFQSIQTANFDNLILHGTLKQDIQEDLANFFASRETYAAYSVPWKRGILLIGSPGNGKTHTVKALINQMQQPCLYVKSFKSEYATDSENIRKVFKEARQSAPCILVLEDIDSLLNDDNRSFFLNELDGFAANQGIVTIATTNHPERLDSAISDRPSRFDRKYHFELPAIPERQAYITLWNDKLKTAMRLSEEAVSQMVALTEGFSFAYLKELFLSSMIRWMGAMEIGALEKIMISQVTVLREQMSSPTVSSENLEK comes from the coding sequence ATGAAAATTCAACAATTAATTACAGAAGCGCTTAGCTTGCCCAATAGTGCTATATCGTATCATGTTAGTCAGGAGTTAGCAGCTATTTATCCTAAAAAAGTACTATTAGAAAGTAACGACGATTCATTCAATTTAGAAAGGTATGGTGAGGCAAACCTCTGTAAAATTGAATATGATGCTCACATCCATAACCAGATGATCACTGGCTGGAATGGCATGGATAACGAGATTTACAAATATACTGAAAATGCTAGCTTTCAAGTTTTATGGCAAGAATACAAACTTGATGTACTCTTAATGAGTTGGCAGGAAGGTTATTGTAAAACCCGCTATTCTTGGATTTTGGCAGATAGTACAGAAATTGCTGAAGAATTTTTTGCCGCAGTTTGTAATTGGAACTCAGAAATCCGCGATGAAGTTTTAGTTTTTGAAGATGGTTACTGGAACAAAAATCCAGACTTGTTTCAATCTATTCAAACTGCAAATTTTGATAATCTCATCTTGCATGGCACTCTTAAACAAGACATTCAAGAAGACCTAGCAAACTTCTTTGCATCTCGCGAAACTTACGCAGCTTATAGCGTCCCTTGGAAGCGCGGTATTTTATTGATTGGCTCACCAGGAAATGGTAAAACGCATACAGTCAAAGCATTGATTAATCAGATGCAGCAGCCCTGCTTGTACGTTAAAAGCTTTAAGTCTGAGTATGCTACTGATAGCGAAAATATTCGTAAAGTATTCAAAGAAGCACGCCAGTCTGCTCCTTGTATTCTGGTATTAGAAGATATCGATTCGCTTTTGAATGACGACAATCGCTCTTTCTTTTTGAATGAACTTGATGGCTTTGCCGCTAATCAAGGAATTGTGACCATTGCAACCACTAATCACCCAGAACGTTTAGATTCAGCAATTAGCGATCGCCCCAGTCGCTTTGACCGCAAATATCATTTTGAACTGCCAGCTATCCCAGAACGACAAGCCTATATTACATTGTGGAATGATAAATTAAAAACTGCAATGCGCTTGTCTGAGGAGGCTGTGAGTCAGATGGTTGCATTAACCGAAGGCTTTTCTTTTGCCTACCTTAAAGAACTGTTTCTCTCGTCAATGATTCGTTGGATGGGAGCAATGGAAATTGGGGCGCTAGAGAAAATCATGATTTCTCAAGTTACAGTTTTGCGAGAACAAATGAGCAGCCCAACTGTTAGCAGCGAAAATTTAGAAAAGTAA
- a CDS encoding ABC transporter substrate-binding protein → MSKFLGLAIAVVIVLIGYHSLQLPSNSSAPTTVTIKLSGWGGSPIEQKLLRQVLQDFEAQHPTIKVKYEAIPDQYMDVIKTRLVGEAAPDVFYLDALDAPFLMSQNVLEPLDAYITPEFDLADFENTLLDNFKYQNHIYGFPKDYSTLALFYNKKAFAAAGLSSPPTTWNELRTYSQQLTGKINRYGFGEIVELARQAYKIKAFGGQIIDEKDYATFASPAGLQGLQLVVDQYQKDRSSAQKSDVGTNSGSEMFGQGKVAMVIEGNWAIPFLTDTFPEIDFATAEVPTINDKKGTMVFVVAYVMSKQTQHKAEAWELISYLTGKEGMQKWTGTGFALPTRKSVAKNLGYDRDPLRSPLVAGVDYATPLQVGKYQAAIVNNFDNQFVSALLGQQPLKQAMLRAQQAANQQIKAMQ, encoded by the coding sequence TTGTCGAAATTTTTAGGATTGGCGATCGCAGTGGTGATCGTACTTATTGGTTACCACAGCTTACAACTCCCAAGCAATTCATCTGCACCTACCACAGTCACCATTAAACTTAGTGGTTGGGGTGGTAGTCCTATTGAGCAAAAACTTTTGAGGCAAGTACTCCAAGACTTTGAAGCACAGCACCCCACAATCAAAGTCAAGTACGAGGCAATCCCCGATCAATACATGGATGTCATCAAGACTCGCTTGGTTGGGGAAGCTGCACCAGATGTTTTCTATCTAGATGCCTTGGACGCTCCTTTTTTGATGAGCCAAAATGTCTTAGAACCACTAGATGCTTACATCACTCCTGAGTTTGACCTAGCAGACTTTGAGAATACTTTACTTGATAACTTTAAGTATCAAAACCATATTTATGGTTTTCCTAAAGACTATTCCACCCTTGCCCTGTTTTATAACAAAAAAGCATTCGCTGCCGCAGGCTTGAGTAGTCCGCCAACTACTTGGAATGAACTACGCACTTACTCTCAGCAGTTGACAGGCAAAATAAATAGATACGGCTTTGGTGAAATTGTAGAGTTAGCGCGTCAGGCTTACAAAATTAAAGCCTTTGGTGGGCAAATCATTGACGAAAAAGATTATGCTACCTTTGCCAGTCCGGCAGGTTTGCAGGGATTGCAATTGGTAGTAGATCAGTATCAAAAAGACCGTTCCTCTGCACAAAAATCTGATGTTGGTACAAACTCAGGTAGTGAGATGTTTGGACAAGGCAAGGTAGCAATGGTAATTGAAGGCAATTGGGCAATTCCCTTCTTAACTGATACTTTTCCTGAAATAGACTTTGCTACCGCAGAAGTTCCTACAATAAATGATAAAAAAGGCACGATGGTATTTGTGGTTGCTTATGTAATGAGCAAGCAAACACAGCACAAAGCCGAAGCCTGGGAGCTGATTTCCTACCTGACTGGTAAGGAAGGTATGCAAAAATGGACAGGAACAGGCTTTGCATTGCCAACACGCAAATCTGTGGCAAAGAATTTGGGTTATGACCGAGATCCGTTGCGATCGCCATTAGTGGCAGGTGTAGATTATGCTACGCCCTTGCAGGTTGGCAAGTATCAAGCGGCGATTGTCAACAACTTTGATAACCAGTTTGTCAGCGCCTTGTTAGGACAACAGCCGTTAAAGCAGGCAATGCTACGAGCGCAGCAGGCAGCTAATCAGCAAATAAAAGCGATGCAGTAG
- the argJ gene encoding bifunctional glutamate N-acetyltransferase/amino-acid acetyltransferase ArgJ, which produces MPLNITSAPQGFSAFITNLGIRDNTDDFVFIKSEVPSVADGVFTQSLFAGPSVTISRRNLAGSQAQGIVVISKNANVANGAVGIADAEEILQLVAAETGITAHNLVIASTGVIGRRYPIEKIRAGLSGLGKKLTPADFHAAARGIMTTDTVAKLATRKIGNATLVGIAKGVGMIEPNMATLLTFFFTDAAIPANTLRSIFRPTIDKTFNCLSVDTDTSTSDSAVILANGLAGEVSEQDFAHALQEVAQELVLKIARDAEGATKIIEVTVDSAVNYAQAKKVAKAIVNSPLVKTAVYGADPNWGRVAMAIGKCENEQEINPEQVIIRFDNVKVYPDTLNEENLEQLRQIMSKDQVGIHVSLNIGEAAATVWGCDLSEGYIEINGKYST; this is translated from the coding sequence ATGCCATTAAATATAACTTCCGCACCTCAAGGTTTTAGTGCATTTATTACTAACTTGGGAATTCGAGATAACACAGATGATTTTGTTTTTATTAAATCGGAAGTTCCCAGCGTTGCTGATGGAGTATTCACTCAAAGTCTCTTCGCCGGGCCAAGTGTAACTATTAGTCGTCGCAACTTAGCAGGTTCTCAAGCACAAGGTATTGTTGTTATTTCTAAGAATGCAAATGTAGCTAACGGTGCTGTTGGCATTGCTGATGCAGAAGAGATTTTGCAACTAGTAGCCGCTGAAACTGGCATTACCGCCCACAATCTTGTCATAGCTTCTACTGGCGTAATTGGCAGACGCTACCCTATTGAAAAAATTCGGGCAGGTTTATCAGGATTAGGAAAAAAATTAACTCCCGCCGATTTTCATGCCGCAGCCCGTGGAATTATGACTACCGATACAGTCGCAAAGCTGGCTACACGGAAAATTGGCAATGCTACACTGGTAGGAATTGCCAAAGGTGTCGGCATGATTGAGCCTAATATGGCTACTCTCCTCACCTTCTTTTTTACTGATGCGGCGATTCCTGCAAATACGCTTCGCTCTATTTTTCGTCCGACTATAGATAAAACCTTCAACTGCCTAAGCGTAGACACCGACACTTCTACTAGCGATTCTGCTGTAATTTTGGCAAATGGTTTAGCAGGTGAAGTCTCAGAACAAGATTTTGCTCATGCATTGCAAGAAGTTGCACAAGAGTTAGTGCTGAAGATTGCACGAGATGCAGAAGGTGCTACCAAAATTATTGAGGTAACTGTAGATTCTGCTGTTAACTATGCACAAGCTAAAAAAGTAGCTAAAGCAATTGTGAATTCACCATTAGTAAAAACTGCTGTTTATGGAGCAGATCCTAATTGGGGACGAGTGGCTATGGCAATAGGTAAATGTGAAAACGAACAGGAGATAAATCCTGAACAAGTTATTATCAGATTTGATAATGTCAAGGTATATCCTGATACTTTAAATGAGGAAAACTTAGAACAGTTGCGACAAATTATGTCTAAAGATCAAGTAGGCATTCATGTTAGTCTCAATATTGGTGAAGCTGCTGCTACTGTATGGGGTTGTGATCTCTCAGAAGGTTACATCGAGATTAATGGTAAATACTCAACTTGA
- a CDS encoding AAA family ATPase: protein MNFDSFRSNDSSPENNNRQGLLASGWRPYQRDFNLDFFGQILFHDTHELTQKSINLASYYADALGRRDYTWWANLLNVASDYTRGEFQKYWNYITPEPLMPDHRYKDVLSTETPIVQLVSRSSIPIDYVLNRLQEITVLRVLKLLGCPDIITQYYSERDFYFPVDKFVSWERLDVVNTVYAYWSKYDIWLQIDSYERGRRQYTLMARNIAPLINKATYDLAVMLSGYQSRVGKVHSQFPIRTFPADIQSFTDTVQQAVLNQNQLAVVVHGEPGTGKTAWTQAVAKEILVPFGYVIFILDHDAIANFVPPTYLERVCIVINEADNLAQNRASEVAQYNNKTEHILSLLDGTLYQSVIDDSGIQIDQRLVVLMTCNTTERLDPAMLRKGRVDLMYEFKQRFV from the coding sequence ATGAATTTTGATTCTTTCAGAAGTAATGATAGTTCACCAGAAAATAATAACCGTCAAGGCTTACTAGCTAGTGGTTGGCGACCATATCAGCGGGACTTTAATTTGGACTTTTTTGGGCAAATTCTGTTTCATGACACACATGAGTTAACCCAAAAAAGTATTAATTTAGCAAGTTATTATGCTGATGCTTTAGGAAGAAGAGATTACACTTGGTGGGCAAATTTATTAAATGTCGCTTCCGATTACACGCGTGGCGAATTTCAAAAATATTGGAATTACATTACACCTGAACCTTTGATGCCAGATCATCGCTATAAAGATGTTCTGAGTACAGAAACGCCGATTGTTCAATTGGTCAGCCGTAGCAGCATTCCCATTGATTATGTTCTTAACCGACTACAAGAAATTACTGTTTTGCGAGTTTTAAAGCTATTGGGATGTCCTGATATTATTACTCAATATTACTCAGAAAGAGATTTTTATTTTCCTGTAGATAAATTTGTTAGTTGGGAACGCCTAGATGTTGTCAACACGGTTTATGCTTACTGGTCTAAATATGACATTTGGCTACAAATTGATTCCTATGAGCGCGGGCGGCGTCAATATACTTTAATGGCAAGGAATATAGCGCCATTAATTAATAAAGCTACTTATGATTTAGCAGTCATGCTTAGTGGATATCAAAGTCGTGTAGGCAAAGTTCACAGCCAATTTCCGATTCGGACATTTCCGGCGGATATTCAAAGTTTTACTGACACAGTACAGCAAGCAGTTCTTAATCAAAACCAGTTAGCAGTAGTTGTGCATGGAGAACCGGGTACAGGTAAAACTGCATGGACACAGGCAGTTGCAAAAGAAATTCTTGTACCTTTCGGATATGTAATTTTTATTTTAGATCATGATGCGATCGCTAACTTTGTCCCACCAACTTACTTAGAACGTGTTTGCATTGTTATCAACGAAGCTGATAACCTAGCACAAAATCGTGCTTCTGAAGTAGCACAATACAATAACAAAACTGAACACATCTTAAGTTTGCTAGATGGCACTTTATATCAAAGTGTCATTGATGACTCTGGTATTCAGATAGATCAGCGTTTAGTGGTTTTGATGACTTGTAACACCACTGAAAGATTAGATCCAGCAATGTTACGCAAGGGGAGAGTAGATTTAATGTATGAATTTAAGCAACGGTTTGTATAA